The Kordia sp. SMS9 genome window below encodes:
- a CDS encoding Ig-like domain-containing protein: MALSNDFFIKKIKVNNSYAFVSFLGEVDGFFYWGTRSSVSSNKIALIKTDSNLELISVKTFTNGEVGSGFLRSIVRTPNGDRLIFGYYDNINAGASDKYCIIKLNSNDDMIWFKTYEHEQTIYSSYKMKLLPYGNNYIAWSNNLIFTIDSNGNVLRSMEETSSRFVLDLVAENGQAVVIGNGSTFPSGRRGVVSLAKLDGNLTTTENVEYSSIYTPSGPSGVGGAAFVNNGTLVSSANIQNRVFFLSFPLGSTFPQSHSAMWFDETTHYSSKMINTNDAYYRMNIDRTTSPSSTIVEKYGFDRVLQWSKTIDKASLHPDTFYALNNALLFIPFGVGYDNDVWDNKSVIKADTSLEENTCIRVNQNSNFTLTKENLVRETGSIAFQDASVTVQTYEALEETNLNNETVELCIATPIPDLDNSTITANPSAIPANGSSTSTITVQLKDADGNNITAGGETVQITTNKGTITPTIDNNDGTYTSILQSTSVEETAITSFSLNGTQSSQIAPVEFYILGDCYFTSSFRSYGTFDGFGAVCKLGSNRILAVGGNGVGGVVTLFNDNSEVVWRKRLTVVERTIGLSSVAPCPDGQSAIVLGHYATGQTNRSHLIVFRIDSNGNVIWSKLLYSPNTRFSTGLRTLDYSNGTQKYLITAWFNQSGSTDDMELYKLDENGNLLSSKKVAGISDEQIMGVVETPFGFTIVGSATTPAGQPIRHAIVLSFNDNLGLNWGKRLGDGTYIYATGAIATSTTTENYIVAGIQDNTNRLFISNFSNAVDSYTVKTTNLGSTTDKLSPSVRLVQGANDTFYCIANYTTDRASEVIKFNYQLNELWRKKLDFGSKNSISQLLNDADAQLLLVGGIVGTSAAYIAKTNLELQNCISENVATTPYVQETFTNADFAPTISDLPNTYQNIAMTATDLAAARTDYCSENCNTTSIPPSEHTAIQSPNFYLQAAGSTGNDGSTQGIHTRWVFSGALGEKHLPKGNYANTTNNFNKDDDFVRVYRTPYRKVAKVINFSQAPNIVDDANGVWIYRIEGKDFHVYFKNQTQYTQVRAVINPASNAQGFMQNYGNELIEIESKRHLFFAVEAKVSASASNSSLQTETLSVSTNTLIALKKETNRKTFASSALQNTRLVCENGRTFRCVGNNTHLTEVHIELYGDFIEDTNENQAWTPMGSYALTLDDTVALQQLEPSAGLVDGNWPRFNDDATVNIDNYINKWNVVEADVYDRNLKDVVGKYITLSDDINNPKAVEEIPVDENIVVEGEDDVMEISNLDMLNIASYDYHMARMLGLGFLDIASQVQQGEFVYIAEYVTFGDLEDGQGAREVQHLSMSLPTATSDERLPLPIELDEVVPGAFFGTETSEPSSITDDDGYTHDGRKRYVTLYAEEIPEDAYNPAFYAESTQFESKEYTIPIYAGLEYRKQRDGQPDPGVWEKPEISHDKRYLHTDTTVSNASERYEAFPITLPEVGQPIFVHKQIISGTHYYGSYGINWFSRATSSPTEVSIITALQPKNPLLPPSNIQPHLIQKEQPLLLTSETEQQRYKQIEIDNGPDADQTLVRISFDYHSYQELVDYVVPEDSAITDTELVTDTTSIFDDNDEIFAEDVDIFFRNEMPNNISGKVINIEEDTTNNLVSILTVDEYYLSSVDQTLTPSIPNGLESNYEGGVFIIGEQQHIIHEVIQTSGFPQFKVYKKEISDALVSDIPTADAEALQAIEITNDGIFMAIENMQTPASWGTPNPQPLHVKVDTFNQIHREVVMVEGDAGELERHLEKTRGIWSNPASNHTTITKVDEVIDLDTNGDPVMGHKGMYSITFHGIVLDQHIDYSETSDSVEWYRGIVRVHTEDNPNGKRKVLKVAKILNIKYVGDTTESDVQVLAFDPLFSNDTDYDPIQSGTNVSVNFYPGYKVYLYENQTYGLTEANLLPGDDEEVKNSIVGLRSHDTNNPYYSNISIPKIMFAQKIVEAKQPEQPDGAKYATRPDFFGRSTYTITTEYAHKPHGVLFYRANDEALLNALYEKETVLEIRAALKALGGNYEDYFANRWENFLDFATLETEGDYRYYPPVDVSPDHYKFPNPNKVALFEWANDIIARINSNTAFPPAQTITPFVTDLDASNTDVGNISVGDSRLLGFVKGVLFNAFVPLTKVPVVYAYINGSEYVPVNKKQVLRDENGSVLSPTDPAFEMAPMMKTTSTSPHTTQFTDFNLDGTSNNIYFYAARELSSQMKLGEFSRALGPIKLVTSNAPEAPEVKRIMPVLENVVLGTTPKIQLEINAYPEIQDIKKVNIYRAFNKLDAQSIRTMTPLEPIDVDAAGIAGSELWTVYDDFSDLDEVPYGDGLFYRLTVSRKIEYVEADYGTVTPPPSPVTKYAPSQASKIVASMMVEVANPPAPTLQYIAEPIAANGDINQIALQWQKTCYNGTYSVFKMNAQGNWVKIHEITTNQSDIFVLLEDTSLQAHSLATQDADGNTVYHHFKVVAQNTSGMQSTEENILTMPNDDNWIDIGGIGDMIIGTTFTIR, translated from the coding sequence ATGGCATTAAGTAATGACTTTTTTATAAAGAAAATCAAAGTAAACAATAGCTATGCTTTTGTGAGCTTCCTTGGAGAAGTCGATGGGTTTTTCTACTGGGGCACGAGATCATCTGTAAGTTCAAACAAAATAGCACTTATAAAAACAGATAGTAATCTTGAACTCATTTCAGTAAAAACTTTTACCAATGGCGAAGTAGGATCAGGCTTCTTGAGAAGCATTGTGAGAACACCCAATGGAGATCGATTGATATTCGGATATTATGACAATATCAACGCAGGCGCAAGCGATAAATATTGCATCATCAAGCTCAATAGCAACGATGATATGATATGGTTCAAAACGTACGAACATGAACAAACAATTTATTCGTCGTACAAGATGAAACTATTGCCGTATGGAAATAATTACATAGCATGGTCTAATAATTTAATCTTTACGATAGATAGTAACGGAAATGTGCTCAGAAGTATGGAGGAAACTTCCTCACGATTTGTATTAGATCTAGTTGCAGAAAATGGGCAAGCAGTTGTCATAGGGAATGGTAGTACATTCCCTAGTGGCAGACGCGGTGTCGTATCATTGGCAAAACTAGATGGTAATTTGACAACAACGGAAAATGTAGAATATTCTTCCATATATACACCTTCAGGACCGTCAGGAGTAGGAGGTGCGGCATTTGTAAACAATGGAACCTTAGTAAGTTCTGCAAACATTCAAAACCGAGTATTTTTCTTGTCTTTTCCTTTGGGAAGTACCTTTCCACAATCGCATAGCGCCATGTGGTTTGACGAAACGACACACTACAGTTCAAAAATGATCAATACAAACGATGCATACTATCGAATGAATATTGATCGAACAACATCGCCAAGTTCAACGATTGTAGAGAAATATGGTTTCGACCGCGTATTGCAATGGTCAAAAACAATTGACAAAGCAAGTTTGCATCCCGATACGTTCTATGCGCTCAACAATGCGCTCCTGTTTATTCCTTTTGGAGTTGGCTATGACAATGATGTGTGGGACAACAAATCGGTCATAAAAGCAGATACTTCTTTGGAAGAAAATACCTGTATTCGTGTAAATCAGAACAGTAATTTTACACTAACAAAAGAAAACTTAGTACGAGAAACAGGAAGTATTGCATTCCAAGACGCATCCGTAACAGTACAAACGTATGAAGCTTTAGAAGAAACAAATCTCAACAATGAAACGGTAGAGCTTTGTATAGCTACACCAATACCAGACTTGGATAACAGTACCATAACGGCAAATCCTTCAGCAATTCCAGCCAATGGAAGCAGCACGTCAACAATTACGGTACAACTCAAAGACGCAGATGGAAACAACATCACCGCAGGTGGAGAAACTGTGCAAATTACTACAAACAAAGGAACTATTACGCCAACGATCGATAACAATGACGGAACATACACTTCCATCTTACAATCGACAAGTGTAGAAGAAACAGCAATCACAAGCTTTTCACTCAACGGAACGCAAAGTTCACAAATTGCACCCGTAGAATTCTATATTTTGGGCGATTGTTACTTTACAAGTTCCTTCAGAAGTTATGGTACGTTTGATGGTTTTGGCGCTGTATGCAAGCTGGGAAGCAATCGTATACTTGCCGTGGGCGGAAATGGAGTTGGTGGAGTCGTTACGCTATTCAATGACAATAGCGAAGTCGTATGGCGCAAACGTTTAACAGTTGTAGAGCGAACCATAGGTTTATCGTCTGTAGCACCATGTCCAGATGGACAAAGTGCCATTGTATTAGGACATTATGCAACAGGACAAACCAACCGATCACATTTAATAGTATTTAGAATAGATAGCAACGGAAATGTAATATGGTCTAAACTATTATATTCGCCAAACACGCGATTCAGCACAGGATTGCGAACGCTCGATTATAGCAATGGTACACAAAAATACCTGATTACTGCTTGGTTCAATCAAAGCGGTTCTACAGATGATATGGAACTGTACAAATTAGACGAAAATGGAAACTTACTCTCTTCCAAAAAAGTAGCAGGGATTTCTGATGAGCAAATCATGGGCGTAGTAGAAACACCTTTCGGATTTACCATTGTAGGTTCTGCTACCACACCAGCGGGACAACCAATTCGTCATGCTATCGTATTATCATTTAATGATAACTTAGGGCTAAATTGGGGAAAACGCCTTGGCGACGGAACCTATATTTACGCCACAGGAGCCATTGCAACGTCCACCACGACGGAAAACTATATTGTAGCAGGGATACAAGACAATACGAACAGATTATTTATAAGTAATTTCTCGAATGCGGTAGACTCTTACACTGTAAAAACGACAAATTTAGGAAGCACAACAGACAAACTGAGTCCTTCCGTGCGACTCGTACAAGGAGCGAATGATACATTTTATTGTATCGCAAATTACACGACAGATCGTGCTTCGGAAGTCATTAAATTCAACTATCAACTCAACGAATTGTGGCGTAAAAAACTAGACTTTGGCAGCAAAAATAGCATCAGTCAGTTACTAAACGATGCAGACGCACAATTGCTCTTAGTAGGTGGAATTGTAGGAACAAGTGCAGCGTATATAGCTAAAACCAATTTGGAGCTGCAAAACTGTATCTCGGAAAATGTAGCGACAACGCCGTATGTGCAAGAAACATTTACAAATGCGGACTTTGCCCCAACAATTAGCGATTTGCCAAACACATATCAAAACATTGCCATGACGGCAACAGATTTAGCGGCAGCACGTACAGATTACTGTAGTGAGAATTGCAATACAACGTCCATTCCACCGAGTGAACATACTGCAATTCAATCACCTAATTTCTACTTGCAAGCGGCAGGATCTACTGGAAACGATGGAAGCACACAAGGTATTCACACACGCTGGGTTTTCTCAGGTGCTTTAGGGGAGAAGCACTTGCCAAAAGGAAACTATGCAAATACTACGAATAACTTCAACAAAGACGATGACTTTGTTCGTGTATACAGAACGCCTTACAGAAAAGTAGCAAAAGTGATCAACTTTTCTCAAGCGCCAAACATCGTGGACGACGCAAATGGTGTATGGATTTACCGAATTGAAGGAAAAGATTTCCATGTATATTTCAAAAACCAAACGCAATATACACAAGTTCGTGCCGTGATCAATCCTGCATCCAATGCACAAGGATTCATGCAAAACTATGGGAATGAACTGATTGAAATTGAAAGCAAACGACATTTATTCTTTGCTGTAGAAGCAAAAGTAAGTGCGTCCGCTTCCAACAGTTCGTTGCAAACAGAAACCTTATCGGTTTCTACCAACACGTTGATTGCCTTAAAAAAAGAAACCAACCGAAAAACCTTTGCAAGTTCCGCTTTGCAAAACACACGCTTAGTATGTGAAAATGGGCGTACTTTCCGATGTGTCGGAAACAACACGCACCTAACAGAAGTGCATATTGAATTGTACGGTGATTTCATTGAAGACACCAACGAAAATCAAGCTTGGACACCAATGGGAAGTTACGCACTTACGCTAGATGACACCGTTGCGTTACAACAATTAGAACCATCTGCAGGTTTGGTTGATGGAAACTGGCCACGTTTTAACGATGATGCTACCGTAAATATTGACAACTACATCAACAAATGGAATGTAGTAGAAGCTGATGTTTATGATAGAAACTTAAAAGATGTGGTTGGAAAATACATTACACTCAGTGATGATATCAACAATCCAAAAGCCGTGGAGGAAATTCCTGTAGATGAAAACATCGTGGTAGAAGGCGAAGATGATGTCATGGAAATTTCAAATTTAGACATGCTCAACATTGCGTCTTACGACTATCACATGGCGCGTATGTTAGGATTAGGATTCTTAGACATCGCTTCGCAAGTGCAGCAAGGTGAATTTGTATACATTGCAGAATATGTAACTTTTGGCGACTTAGAAGATGGACAAGGCGCACGTGAAGTACAACATTTAAGTATGAGCTTGCCTACGGCGACTTCTGACGAACGTTTGCCATTACCAATCGAACTCGATGAAGTAGTTCCAGGTGCTTTCTTCGGAACAGAAACAAGTGAACCTTCTAGCATTACAGATGATGATGGATATACACATGATGGAAGAAAACGCTACGTAACTTTATACGCAGAAGAAATTCCGGAAGATGCTTACAATCCAGCTTTCTATGCGGAAAGTACACAATTTGAATCGAAAGAATATACCATTCCGATTTATGCAGGACTCGAGTATAGAAAACAACGTGACGGTCAACCAGATCCTGGTGTTTGGGAGAAACCAGAGATTTCACATGACAAGCGTTATTTACACACAGATACGACAGTTTCCAATGCATCGGAACGTTATGAAGCTTTTCCAATAACACTACCAGAAGTAGGACAGCCAATCTTTGTACACAAACAAATTATTAGCGGAACGCACTACTATGGTTCGTACGGAATCAATTGGTTCTCCAGAGCAACGTCGAGTCCCACGGAAGTGTCAATTATCACAGCATTGCAGCCTAAAAATCCGTTGTTGCCGCCGTCAAACATTCAGCCGCATCTCATTCAAAAGGAGCAGCCGTTACTATTGACATCGGAAACGGAGCAACAGCGTTACAAGCAAATTGAAATTGACAACGGACCAGATGCCGATCAAACGTTGGTGAGAATCTCGTTTGATTACCATTCATATCAAGAATTAGTGGATTATGTAGTGCCTGAAGATTCCGCTATTACGGATACAGAATTGGTTACGGATACAACGTCTATTTTTGATGATAATGATGAAATATTTGCGGAAGACGTGGATATCTTTTTCAGGAATGAAATGCCAAACAACATCTCAGGAAAAGTCATCAACATTGAAGAAGATACGACCAATAATTTGGTTTCTATCCTTACGGTAGACGAATACTATCTGTCTAGCGTAGATCAAACCTTGACGCCAAGTATTCCAAACGGTTTGGAGAGCAATTATGAAGGTGGTGTGTTTATCATTGGTGAACAACAACATATCATTCATGAAGTCATTCAAACCTCCGGATTTCCACAATTTAAAGTGTACAAAAAAGAAATCAGTGATGCGTTGGTAAGTGACATTCCAACGGCAGATGCGGAAGCATTGCAAGCGATCGAGATTACGAATGATGGTATTTTTATGGCGATTGAAAACATGCAAACACCTGCAAGTTGGGGAACGCCAAATCCACAACCGTTACATGTAAAAGTGGACACATTCAATCAAATTCACCGTGAAGTTGTGATGGTAGAAGGTGATGCAGGCGAATTGGAACGTCACTTAGAAAAAACACGTGGAATTTGGTCTAATCCAGCAAGCAATCATACCACCATTACCAAAGTTGATGAAGTCATTGACCTCGATACAAACGGTGATCCAGTGATGGGACACAAAGGAATGTACAGTATTACCTTCCACGGCATCGTGTTAGATCAGCACATTGATTACAGTGAAACGAGTGATTCTGTAGAATGGTACCGCGGAATTGTGCGTGTGCATACGGAAGACAATCCGAATGGAAAGCGCAAAGTGTTAAAAGTGGCAAAAATTCTCAACATAAAATATGTTGGAGATACCACAGAAAGCGATGTGCAAGTACTCGCGTTTGATCCGTTATTTTCTAACGATACGGACTACGATCCAATTCAAAGTGGCACCAATGTTTCGGTAAATTTTTATCCTGGATACAAAGTGTATTTGTATGAAAACCAAACCTATGGATTAACAGAAGCCAATTTATTGCCTGGCGATGATGAGGAAGTTAAAAATTCTATCGTCGGATTGCGAAGTCACGATACAAACAATCCGTATTACTCAAACATCAGTATTCCGAAGATTATGTTTGCGCAAAAAATTGTGGAAGCAAAACAGCCCGAACAACCTGATGGTGCAAAATATGCAACGCGACCAGATTTCTTTGGACGTTCTACATACACCATTACTACGGAATACGCACACAAACCACACGGTGTGTTATTTTACAGAGCCAATGATGAAGCATTATTAAACGCACTCTATGAAAAAGAAACAGTTCTCGAAATTAGAGCAGCATTAAAAGCTTTGGGAGGAAATTACGAGGACTATTTTGCAAATCGTTGGGAAAACTTTTTGGACTTTGCTACGCTTGAAACCGAAGGTGATTATCGTTACTATCCACCAGTGGATGTATCGCCAGATCATTACAAATTTCCGAATCCTAATAAAGTGGCATTGTTTGAATGGGCAAATGATATCATTGCGCGAATCAATAGCAATACCGCATTTCCGCCAGCTCAAACCATTACACCGTTTGTGACAGATTTGGATGCTTCTAATACGGATGTTGGGAACATTTCGGTAGGGGATTCAAGATTGCTAGGTTTTGTAAAAGGTGTATTATTTAATGCTTTTGTGCCGTTAACCAAAGTACCTGTTGTATACGCATACATCAACGGATCAGAGTATGTTCCAGTAAACAAAAAACAAGTACTTCGAGATGAAAACGGAAGTGTATTATCACCAACCGATCCTGCATTTGAAATGGCACCAATGATGAAAACCACAAGTACAAGTCCGCATACTACACAATTTACAGACTTTAACTTAGATGGTACATCAAACAATATTTACTTCTACGCAGCTAGAGAATTAAGTTCGCAAATGAAATTGGGAGAATTCAGTCGCGCACTAGGACCTATCAAATTGGTAACGTCCAATGCTCCAGAAGCACCAGAAGTAAAACGCATCATGCCAGTATTAGAGAATGTAGTTTTAGGAACAACGCCGAAAATTCAATTGGAAATCAACGCGTATCCAGAAATTCAGGACATCAAAAAAGTGAATATCTATCGCGCATTCAACAAATTAGATGCACAATCTATTCGTACAATGACGCCGCTAGAACCGATTGATGTTGACGCCGCAGGAATAGCTGGCAGTGAATTATGGACGGTTTACGATGATTTTTCAGACTTAGACGAAGTTCCTTACGGAGACGGATTATTCTATCGTTTGACAGTGTCAAGAAAAATAGAATATGTAGAAGCTGATTACGGAACGGTAACACCGCCGCCATCGCCAGTTACAAAATATGCGCCTTCACAAGCGTCAAAAATTGTAGCTTCTATGATGGTCGAAGTAGCCAATCCGCCAGCACCGACGTTACAGTATATTGCGGAGCCAATTGCAGCGAATGGCGATATCAATCAAATTGCATTGCAGTGGCAAAAAACATGTTACAATGGAACCTATTCCGTGTTCAAAATGAACGCACAAGGAAACTGGGTGAAAATTCATGAAATCACCACCAACCAATCTGACATTTTTGTCTTATTGGAAGATACCTCATTGCAAGCACACAGTTTGGCGACGCAAGATGCAGATGGAAATACGGTATATCACCATTTCAAAGTAGTGGCGCAAAACACGTCTGGAATGCAAAGTACCGAAGAAAATATATTAACGATGCCTAACGATGACAATTGGATTGACATTGGCGGTATTGGAGATATGATTATCGGAACCACATTTACAATTAGATAA